CCCGATCTCCTTTCGTAGTGGAGATCCCGGAAGGATTGTGGGGATGATTGAGTACGACCAATTTCGGTTTCTCTTCGAAGAGATTCCTCAGATTCCTTTCTCCGAATCCGAATTCTTCCTCTTCCATCCGATCCAGAAGGGAAACAGGATTCAATCTTGCTCCCAGAAACAGAGGAACCTCGTACAATGCTTGGAAGGCCGGCCAAAACAGGGAAACCGGATCCCCTTTTTCCAACAACAGGCAAAACGCTAAAAACAGGGCTTCCCCCGTACCAGTAGTCACCAAAACCTGGTCGGCGGAAGCTCCCGGATATAAGGCAGCGATTTCCTCTCGCAAATCCGGTCGGCCGCTGTTGGGTGAATCGGCAAGGGAAAGCCCGCCTAACTCTCGCAGATCCAATCCTAGATAGGAGGAAAGCTCGGAAAGATCCCGGTTTCGAATTCCGCTCTCCCCCAAATTGCAGGACGCGGAGGTTCGGAATCTCTCCAACCGATCTTCGATAAAAAAATCCCGGAGCATTTTGCCTTAAGAATCCTCCCTTTAAGAAAGAAGAATGGCAAAGGCCCCGAAAAATGAAAATAAGAAAAGGCCGACGACGATCCAACCGAACCAGAGTAGAAAAAGACGCAAGTCTTTGAGAGCATACAGCAATTGTTCCGGATCCTTTCCCTCCAGGGCAAGAGTCCTTCGAAACGAAACGGAGGCGCTATAGGCCAATATACCCAGGATAAAAGTCAATACAGCAATACTTGCGGATACGACGATTTTTCCGGAACCTTCCGTAAATAAGGTTCCGAAAGCCAAAGCTCCGGAAAGTAGAAAAAGAACGACCCCTGTATTTCTGAGTACGGCGCGGAGAGAATCCAACTCCCTATGTTGCTCTCTCGAAAATTCGGTTGATTCCATACTTATAGAATCGGCCCAAAAAACGGGTTGAACCAGGGGGAAACCGAATTTTTATGAAAATAGACTAGAAAGGGCAACACTGATGAATCGCGAAATCGCTTATATCGAAGCCTGGACGGAAGAACCGTTTTCGCCCGCTGCGCGGAAGGAAGCGGTCTCCGTTCTGGAAAAATTCAAGAAGGGAGAAAAGGGACTGGAGATCGAATCCTTTACGGTTCCCTTGGAATTCGGCACGGGAGGAATCCGGGGAAGGATCGGAAACGGAATCGGTCGAATGAACGAATACACCGTAGGTCGTGCAGCCTTAGGTTTTGCCAGGTATCTGGTCAAGAAATCCAAAAAACCGAGTTTGGTCATCGCTTATGATTCGCGTAGAAGATCCCGGGAATTCGCGGAAGTAACGGCAGGAATCGCGGCTTCCTTCGGAATCAAAGTACATCTCTTTCCGGAGGTAGCTCCTACCCCTTTGCTCTCTTATGCTGTCCGTTATTATAAGGCGACTGGGGGAATCGTTTTGACGGCCTCCCATAATCCGCCTGAGTACAACGGATTCAAAGCCTATCTGTCCAAGGGAGAACAATTAGTTCCGCCCGACGACAAGAAAATCATAGGTTTGATCGAGGCGATAGAGGACTGGAAAGAAGTCAGGATTCTTTCCGCAAAGGATCCACAATATAAGAAATTCGTAAAAAAGGTCGAACCAGCCTGCTTTGCATCCTATCTCAAAGAATTGAAAAAAGCGGGAATCCAATCCGACCTGGTCACCGCCAAAGAAAGGGCCTCCTTGAAATTGGTCTACTCTCCTCTGCATGGCACGGGAGGGAAATACATGAAGGCTTTGTTACATTCCTTCGGATACAAAAAAGTGACCCTGGTGCCGGAACAAAAAGATCCGGATGGAGAATTTCCGACGGTAAAATATCCGAACCCGGAAGAACCGGAAGCCTTGGAGATGAGCAGGAAATTATCGGAAAAATCGGGGGCCCAGGCTTTCATCGCCACGGATCCCGACGCGGATCGACTGGGAATCGGAGTCCGCAATTCCGCCGGAACCTATACTCTTTTGAACGGAAATCAAATCGGCTCCATCCTAGCCGCCTACCTATCCGAAAAAGTTTCCTCTAAAAAGAAGAAAGGAAAGAAACCTGTCTTAGTAAAGACGATCGTCACCACCGATCTGCAATCCGAAATCGCGAAAAAAAACAAAATCGCCCTGAAGAACGTTCTCACAGGATTCAAATACATAGCGGAAGTGATGGGCAAACTGGACGCAAGTAAGACCCAGTATTTTCTCTTCGGTGGAGAGGAATCCTACGGATATCTTCCCGTAAATTTCGTAAGGGATAAGGACAGTCTCTCCTCCGCTCTCCTCCTATTGGAAGTCCTAGCGGAAAAAAAGGATCTGAACGATTACATAGATGAAATCTATCTGAAATACGGACTCTACCAGGAAAGTTTAAAATCCCTGAATTTAGAGGGGTTGGCTGGAAAAAAGAAAATTCAGGATTCCCTGCAGTTATTAAGAGACACGGATTTGGTCGGAAAGACAATAGGAAAACGTAAGGTTTTGGGTTTGCTGGATTTCAAAAACAAGATCGCTAAAGGTTCCTCATCCAAGTCCGCATTTTCCGGACTCCCTTCTTCCGACGTCATCCAATTGGAATTGGAAGGATCCGCCAAACTTACCCTTCGTCCTTCGGGCACGGAACCGAAAATCAAGATCTACTCCTCGTTTAAGAGTCTGGCCTCTCCGCGGAACAAAAGCGAAATCCCCGGTTTGACGGCGAGTCTCCAGGAGGAATTGAAGCAAACGGAAATCGAATTCTTAAGATTGGCAGGACTTTCATGAAAGAAACGGCGACAGATTTTCAAAAAACCAAGGAATTAAACGACAAGTACGTTCTCGACCTGGTCAACCGATATCCGATCGCGTTTCGATACGGAGTGAACGAGCTACTTTTCGACCAGAACAACAAACAGTACATCGACTTCCTAAGCGGTGTCGCCGTGACCAATCTAGGACATAGCGATCCCGACATCATCGAAGCGATTCGTCTGCAGATCGATAAGCTCATGCATACCTCGAATTGGTTCTATTCGGAGGAAGCGACGAAGTTAGCCGAAATCCTAATCCAAAATTCCTTTCCGGGTAAAGTTTTTCTCTGTAACTCCGGAACGGAGGCAACGGAAGCAGCATTTAAACTTGTACGGGCATACGCGGAACAAAAACATATCGCGGATCCCATCATTATTTCCCTGCAAAAAAGTTTCCATGGTAGATCCGTATCAGGAATCAGTTTAACCGGTCAAAAGAAAATGCACACCGGTTTCGGTCGGCTCCTCGACGGAATCGAATTCGTGAATCCGAATAGTGAGGACGAATTGGTCGCCGCCTTCGAACGGTACGCGGGAAGAGTGGTCGCGTTTATCGCGGAGCCGATCTTGGGAGAAAGCGGTATCATTCCCCTAACCCACGGCTACCTAAACCTCGCCCGGGAACTCACCGCCGAAAACGAAGCGCTATTGGTTCTCGACGAAATCCAAACCGGATTCGGAAGGACCGGAACCTTGTTCGCGTTCGAAACTCTGGGATTCTCCCCGGACGTGATGACCTTAGCGAAAGGACTCGGATCCGGATTTCCGATAGGTGCCATGATCGTCGCCGAAAAATACGAAAGCGTTTTGGCCAAAGGAACCCACGGAACCACGTTCGGCGGCAACCATCTGGGAGCCATGATCGCTTACGAAACGATTCGAATCATCCAGACCAGAGATATTTTATCCAACGTGAATTCCTGCTCGGACATCGCTTTTAGCCGCTTGAGACAATTGCAGCAAAATCTGAAAATCATCAAGGAAGTCCGAGGGAAAGGTCTGCATATCGGGATAGAGGTAAGCGTCCCGGCCCGACCCATAGCGGAAAAATGTCTAGAAAAAGGCCTGATCGTAAACGCTACCGGAGACACCGTGATCAGGATCATGCCCCCGCTTACGATTTCTTCGAAATATCTGAACGACGGCTTGGATATTCTAGAGGGAGTTCTCTCGGAATTTCAAAGAGAACAGAAATAAAAAAGGAAAATAGAAAGAATGAAAAAAGTCGCCGTATTGGCCGGAGACGGAATCGGGCCCGAAGTCATGAAAGTGGCGGTATCGGTCTTAAAGAAAGCCTTAGCAAAAAAAGAATCGGAATTCGAATTCAATGAAGCCTGGGTAGGCGG
The genomic region above belongs to Leptospira fletcheri and contains:
- a CDS encoding phospho-sugar mutase, with the translated sequence MNREIAYIEAWTEEPFSPAARKEAVSVLEKFKKGEKGLEIESFTVPLEFGTGGIRGRIGNGIGRMNEYTVGRAALGFARYLVKKSKKPSLVIAYDSRRRSREFAEVTAGIAASFGIKVHLFPEVAPTPLLSYAVRYYKATGGIVLTASHNPPEYNGFKAYLSKGEQLVPPDDKKIIGLIEAIEDWKEVRILSAKDPQYKKFVKKVEPACFASYLKELKKAGIQSDLVTAKERASLKLVYSPLHGTGGKYMKALLHSFGYKKVTLVPEQKDPDGEFPTVKYPNPEEPEALEMSRKLSEKSGAQAFIATDPDADRLGIGVRNSAGTYTLLNGNQIGSILAAYLSEKVSSKKKKGKKPVLVKTIVTTDLQSEIAKKNKIALKNVLTGFKYIAEVMGKLDASKTQYFLFGGEESYGYLPVNFVRDKDSLSSALLLLEVLAEKKDLNDYIDEIYLKYGLYQESLKSLNLEGLAGKKKIQDSLQLLRDTDLVGKTIGKRKVLGLLDFKNKIAKGSSSKSAFSGLPSSDVIQLELEGSAKLTLRPSGTEPKIKIYSSFKSLASPRNKSEIPGLTASLQEELKQTEIEFLRLAGLS
- a CDS encoding aspartate aminotransferase family protein; the protein is MKETATDFQKTKELNDKYVLDLVNRYPIAFRYGVNELLFDQNNKQYIDFLSGVAVTNLGHSDPDIIEAIRLQIDKLMHTSNWFYSEEATKLAEILIQNSFPGKVFLCNSGTEATEAAFKLVRAYAEQKHIADPIIISLQKSFHGRSVSGISLTGQKKMHTGFGRLLDGIEFVNPNSEDELVAAFERYAGRVVAFIAEPILGESGIIPLTHGYLNLARELTAENEALLVLDEIQTGFGRTGTLFAFETLGFSPDVMTLAKGLGSGFPIGAMIVAEKYESVLAKGTHGTTFGGNHLGAMIAYETIRIIQTRDILSNVNSCSDIAFSRLRQLQQNLKIIKEVRGKGLHIGIEVSVPARPIAEKCLEKGLIVNATGDTVIRIMPPLTISSKYLNDGLDILEGVLSEFQREQK